A genomic window from Melanotaenia boesemani isolate fMelBoe1 chromosome 15, fMelBoe1.pri, whole genome shotgun sequence includes:
- the LOC121654478 gene encoding prolyl 4-hydroxylase subunit alpha-2-like isoform X4 translates to MPSGHSFTYQSVTVFVKPSGKEVTEEEKMWKSLFFVILVLLHCCCWTTHGEIFTSIGQMTDLIYTEKELVHSLREYIKAEESKLAAVKSWASKLDALTRLSTSDPEGYLAHPVNAYKLMKRLNTEWSELENLVLQNPSDGFISNMSVHRQYFPGEEDETGAAKALMRLQDTYQLDSEAFSKGKLPGVHSDAVLTVDDCFDMGKTAYNDADYYHAVLWFQQSLKQLDDGEEAVVSKADILDYLSYSVYQMGDLPRAIELTRRLVAIDSTHERAGGNLRYFEQLLSKQLSEMNRAYQPASEEPIQLGTYTRPKDHLPEREAYEALCRGEGLQMNEARRSRLFCRYHDGKNNPRLLLKPVKEEDEWDSPHIVRYLDSLSDEEIEKIKELAKPRLARATVRDPKTGVLTTANYRVSKSAWLEEEEDPVIERVNQRIEDITGLTVETAELLQVANYGVGGQYEPHYDFSRRPFDSNLKVDGNRLATFLNYMSDVEAGGATVFPDFGAAIRPRKGTSVFWYNLFKSGEGDYRTRHAACPVLVGSKWVSNKWIHERGQEFRRPCGLTEVD, encoded by the exons GTtactgaagaagagaaaatgtggaagtccttgttttttgtcatcttggttttgctccactgctgctgctggaccaCACATGGGGAAATCTTCACCTCCATTG GCCAAATGACGGACCTGATCTACACAGAAAAGGAGCTGGTGCACTCTCTGAGGGAGTACATCAAAGCAGAGGAGTCCAAGCTTGCTGCAGTCAAAAG CTGGGCCAGCAAACTTGATGCACTGACCAGACTGTCCACCTCTGACCCAGAGGGGTACCTGGCCCACCCAGTAAATGCTTACAAACTGATGAAGAGACTCAACACAGAATGGTCAGAACTGGAGAACCTGGTTCTTCAGAACCCTTCTGATG ggTTCATCTCTAACATGTCGGTACACAGACAGTACTTCCCAGGTGAGGAGGACGAGACGGGTGCAGCCAAGGCTCTGATGCGTCTTCAGGACACATATCAGCTGGATTCTGAAGCATTTTCCAAAGGAAAGCTGCCAG GTGTGCACTCCGACGCCGTGCTGACAGTGGACGACTGCTTCGACATGGGAAAGACGGCGTACAACGATGCAGACTATTACCACGCTGTGTTGTGGTTTCAGCAGTCCTTAAAGCAGCTGGATGACGGAGAGGAAGCTGTGGTCTCCAAAGCGGATATTTTGGACTACCTTAGCTACTCTGTTTACCAAATGGGTGACCTACCACGGGCCATTGAGCTGACACGCCGGCTGGTTGCTATCG ACTCTACCCATGAGCGGGCAGGAGGAAACCTCCGTTATTTTGAACAGCTACTTTCCAAGCAGCTCAGTGAGATGAACCGGGCCTATCAGCCTGCCTCTGAGGAGCCCATCCAGCTAGGGACCTACACCCGGCCAAAGGACCATCTTCCAGAGAGGGAGGCGTACGAGGCTCTCTGCAGAGGAGAGGGGCTCCAAATG aatGAAGCGAGGCGGAGCCGTTTGTTCTGTCGCTACCATGATGGTAAAAACAACCCTCGTCTCCTGCTGAAGCCTGTAAAGGAAGAAGATGAATGGGACAGCCCCCACATTGTTCGCTACCTGGACAGTCTGTCAGATGAAGAGATTGAGAAGATTAAAGAGCTGGCAAAACCCAGG cttgctAGAGCTACTGTTCGAGATCCCAAAACAGGAGTTCTGACCACAGCCAACTACAGAGTTTCAAAAAG TGCATGgttggaagaagaggaagacccggtcaTTGAAAGAGTTAATCAGAGAATAGAGGACATCACCGGTCTCACAGTAGAAACTGCAGAGTTACTGCAG GTTGCAAACTATGGAGTTGGCGGACAGTACGAGCCCCATTACGACTTCTCACGG CGTCCTTTTGACAGCAACCTCAAGGTCGATGGAAATAGACTTGCTACCTTCCTAAACTAC ATGAGTGATGTGGAGGCGGGAGGTGCTACGGTCTTTCCTGACTTTGGGGCAGCAATCAGGCCTAGAAAG GGGACATCAGTGTTCTGGTATAATCTCTTCAAGAGTGGAGAGGGAGACTACAGGACCAGACATGCAGCCTGTCCTGTTCTTGTAGGAAGTAAATGGG
- the LOC121654478 gene encoding prolyl 4-hydroxylase subunit alpha-2-like isoform X5: MWKSLFFVILVLLHCCCWTTHGEIFTSIGQMTDLIYTEKELVHSLREYIKAEESKLAAVKSWASKLDALTRLSTSDPEGYLAHPVNAYKLMKRLNTEWSELENLVLQNPSDGFISNMSVHRQYFPGEEDETGAAKALMRLQDTYQLDSEAFSKGKLPVESSIYQASSLHSLHTSSVHSDAVLTVDDCFDMGKTAYNDADYYHAVLWFQQSLKQLDDGEEAVVSKADILDYLSYSVYQMGDLPRAIELTRRLVAIDSTHERAGGNLRYFEQLLSKQLSEMNRAYQPASEEPIQLGTYTRPKDHLPEREAYEALCRGEGLQMNEARRSRLFCRYHDGKNNPRLLLKPVKEEDEWDSPHIVRYLDSLSDEEIEKIKELAKPRLARATVRDPKTGVLTTANYRVSKSAWLEEEEDPVIERVNQRIEDITGLTVETAELLQVANYGVGGQYEPHYDFSRKDEPDAFKRLGTGNRVATFLNYMSDVEAGGATVFPDFGAAIRPRKGTSVFWYNLFKSGEGDYRTRHAACPVLVGSKWVSNKWIHERGQEFRRPCGLTEVD, encoded by the exons atgtggaagtccttgttttttgtcatcttggttttgctccactgctgctgctggaccaCACATGGGGAAATCTTCACCTCCATTG GCCAAATGACGGACCTGATCTACACAGAAAAGGAGCTGGTGCACTCTCTGAGGGAGTACATCAAAGCAGAGGAGTCCAAGCTTGCTGCAGTCAAAAG CTGGGCCAGCAAACTTGATGCACTGACCAGACTGTCCACCTCTGACCCAGAGGGGTACCTGGCCCACCCAGTAAATGCTTACAAACTGATGAAGAGACTCAACACAGAATGGTCAGAACTGGAGAACCTGGTTCTTCAGAACCCTTCTGATG ggTTCATCTCTAACATGTCGGTACACAGACAGTACTTCCCAGGTGAGGAGGACGAGACGGGTGCAGCCAAGGCTCTGATGCGTCTTCAGGACACATATCAGCTGGATTCTGAAGCATTTTCCAAAGGAAAGCTGCCAG TTGAATCCTCAATTTACCAGGCTTCATCATTGCACAGTTTGCACACATCAA GTGTGCACTCCGACGCCGTGCTGACAGTGGACGACTGCTTCGACATGGGAAAGACGGCGTACAACGATGCAGACTATTACCACGCTGTGTTGTGGTTTCAGCAGTCCTTAAAGCAGCTGGATGACGGAGAGGAAGCTGTGGTCTCCAAAGCGGATATTTTGGACTACCTTAGCTACTCTGTTTACCAAATGGGTGACCTACCACGGGCCATTGAGCTGACACGCCGGCTGGTTGCTATCG ACTCTACCCATGAGCGGGCAGGAGGAAACCTCCGTTATTTTGAACAGCTACTTTCCAAGCAGCTCAGTGAGATGAACCGGGCCTATCAGCCTGCCTCTGAGGAGCCCATCCAGCTAGGGACCTACACCCGGCCAAAGGACCATCTTCCAGAGAGGGAGGCGTACGAGGCTCTCTGCAGAGGAGAGGGGCTCCAAATG aatGAAGCGAGGCGGAGCCGTTTGTTCTGTCGCTACCATGATGGTAAAAACAACCCTCGTCTCCTGCTGAAGCCTGTAAAGGAAGAAGATGAATGGGACAGCCCCCACATTGTTCGCTACCTGGACAGTCTGTCAGATGAAGAGATTGAGAAGATTAAAGAGCTGGCAAAACCCAGG cttgctAGAGCTACTGTTCGAGATCCCAAAACAGGAGTTCTGACCACAGCCAACTACAGAGTTTCAAAAAG TGCATGgttggaagaagaggaagacccggtcaTTGAAAGAGTTAATCAGAGAATAGAGGACATCACCGGTCTCACAGTAGAAACTGCAGAGTTACTGCAG GTTGCAAACTATGGAGTTGGCGGACAGTACGAGCCCCATTACGACTTCTCACGG AAAGATGAGCCTGATGCTTTCAAAAGATTAGGCACTGGAAATCGAGTGGCAACTTTTTTAAACTAC ATGAGTGATGTGGAGGCGGGAGGTGCTACGGTCTTTCCTGACTTTGGGGCAGCAATCAGGCCTAGAAAG GGGACATCAGTGTTCTGGTATAATCTCTTCAAGAGTGGAGAGGGAGACTACAGGACCAGACATGCAGCCTGTCCTGTTCTTGTAGGAAGTAAATGGG
- the LOC121654478 gene encoding prolyl 4-hydroxylase subunit alpha-2-like isoform X2 — protein MPSGHSFTYQSVTVFVKPSGKEVTEEEKMWKSLFFVILVLLHCCCWTTHGEIFTSIGQMTDLIYTEKELVHSLREYIKAEESKLAAVKSWASKLDALTRLSTSDPEGYLAHPVNAYKLMKRLNTEWSELENLVLQNPSDGFISNMSVHRQYFPGEEDETGAAKALMRLQDTYQLDSEAFSKGKLPVESSIYQASSLHSLHTSSVHSDAVLTVDDCFDMGKTAYNDADYYHAVLWFQQSLKQLDDGEEAVVSKADILDYLSYSVYQMGDLPRAIELTRRLVAIDSTHERAGGNLRYFEQLLSKQLSEMNRAYQPASEEPIQLGTYTRPKDHLPEREAYEALCRGEGLQMNEARRSRLFCRYHDGKNNPRLLLKPVKEEDEWDSPHIVRYLDSLSDEEIEKIKELAKPRLARATVRDPKTGVLTTANYRVSKSAWLEEEEDPVIERVNQRIEDITGLTVETAELLQVANYGVGGQYEPHYDFSRRPFDSNLKVDGNRLATFLNYMSDVEAGGATVFPDFGAAIRPRKGTSVFWYNLFKSGEGDYRTRHAACPVLVGSKWVSNKWIHERGQEFRRPCGLTEVD, from the exons GTtactgaagaagagaaaatgtggaagtccttgttttttgtcatcttggttttgctccactgctgctgctggaccaCACATGGGGAAATCTTCACCTCCATTG GCCAAATGACGGACCTGATCTACACAGAAAAGGAGCTGGTGCACTCTCTGAGGGAGTACATCAAAGCAGAGGAGTCCAAGCTTGCTGCAGTCAAAAG CTGGGCCAGCAAACTTGATGCACTGACCAGACTGTCCACCTCTGACCCAGAGGGGTACCTGGCCCACCCAGTAAATGCTTACAAACTGATGAAGAGACTCAACACAGAATGGTCAGAACTGGAGAACCTGGTTCTTCAGAACCCTTCTGATG ggTTCATCTCTAACATGTCGGTACACAGACAGTACTTCCCAGGTGAGGAGGACGAGACGGGTGCAGCCAAGGCTCTGATGCGTCTTCAGGACACATATCAGCTGGATTCTGAAGCATTTTCCAAAGGAAAGCTGCCAG TTGAATCCTCAATTTACCAGGCTTCATCATTGCACAGTTTGCACACATCAA GTGTGCACTCCGACGCCGTGCTGACAGTGGACGACTGCTTCGACATGGGAAAGACGGCGTACAACGATGCAGACTATTACCACGCTGTGTTGTGGTTTCAGCAGTCCTTAAAGCAGCTGGATGACGGAGAGGAAGCTGTGGTCTCCAAAGCGGATATTTTGGACTACCTTAGCTACTCTGTTTACCAAATGGGTGACCTACCACGGGCCATTGAGCTGACACGCCGGCTGGTTGCTATCG ACTCTACCCATGAGCGGGCAGGAGGAAACCTCCGTTATTTTGAACAGCTACTTTCCAAGCAGCTCAGTGAGATGAACCGGGCCTATCAGCCTGCCTCTGAGGAGCCCATCCAGCTAGGGACCTACACCCGGCCAAAGGACCATCTTCCAGAGAGGGAGGCGTACGAGGCTCTCTGCAGAGGAGAGGGGCTCCAAATG aatGAAGCGAGGCGGAGCCGTTTGTTCTGTCGCTACCATGATGGTAAAAACAACCCTCGTCTCCTGCTGAAGCCTGTAAAGGAAGAAGATGAATGGGACAGCCCCCACATTGTTCGCTACCTGGACAGTCTGTCAGATGAAGAGATTGAGAAGATTAAAGAGCTGGCAAAACCCAGG cttgctAGAGCTACTGTTCGAGATCCCAAAACAGGAGTTCTGACCACAGCCAACTACAGAGTTTCAAAAAG TGCATGgttggaagaagaggaagacccggtcaTTGAAAGAGTTAATCAGAGAATAGAGGACATCACCGGTCTCACAGTAGAAACTGCAGAGTTACTGCAG GTTGCAAACTATGGAGTTGGCGGACAGTACGAGCCCCATTACGACTTCTCACGG CGTCCTTTTGACAGCAACCTCAAGGTCGATGGAAATAGACTTGCTACCTTCCTAAACTAC ATGAGTGATGTGGAGGCGGGAGGTGCTACGGTCTTTCCTGACTTTGGGGCAGCAATCAGGCCTAGAAAG GGGACATCAGTGTTCTGGTATAATCTCTTCAAGAGTGGAGAGGGAGACTACAGGACCAGACATGCAGCCTGTCCTGTTCTTGTAGGAAGTAAATGGG
- the LOC121654478 gene encoding prolyl 4-hydroxylase subunit alpha-2-like isoform X3, whose translation MPSGHSFTYQSVTVFVKPSGKEVTEEEKMWKSLFFVILVLLHCCCWTTHGEIFTSIGQMTDLIYTEKELVHSLREYIKAEESKLAAVKSWASKLDALTRLSTSDPEGYLAHPVNAYKLMKRLNTEWSELENLVLQNPSDGFISNMSVHRQYFPGEEDETGAAKALMRLQDTYQLDSEAFSKGKLPGVHSDAVLTVDDCFDMGKTAYNDADYYHAVLWFQQSLKQLDDGEEAVVSKADILDYLSYSVYQMGDLPRAIELTRRLVAIDSTHERAGGNLRYFEQLLSKQLSEMNRAYQPASEEPIQLGTYTRPKDHLPEREAYEALCRGEGLQMNEARRSRLFCRYHDGKNNPRLLLKPVKEEDEWDSPHIVRYLDSLSDEEIEKIKELAKPRLARATVRDPKTGVLTTANYRVSKSAWLEEEEDPVIERVNQRIEDITGLTVETAELLQVANYGVGGQYEPHYDFSRKDEPDAFKRLGTGNRVATFLNYMSDVEAGGATVFPDFGAAIRPRKGTSVFWYNLFKSGEGDYRTRHAACPVLVGSKWVSNKWIHERGQEFRRPCGLTEVD comes from the exons GTtactgaagaagagaaaatgtggaagtccttgttttttgtcatcttggttttgctccactgctgctgctggaccaCACATGGGGAAATCTTCACCTCCATTG GCCAAATGACGGACCTGATCTACACAGAAAAGGAGCTGGTGCACTCTCTGAGGGAGTACATCAAAGCAGAGGAGTCCAAGCTTGCTGCAGTCAAAAG CTGGGCCAGCAAACTTGATGCACTGACCAGACTGTCCACCTCTGACCCAGAGGGGTACCTGGCCCACCCAGTAAATGCTTACAAACTGATGAAGAGACTCAACACAGAATGGTCAGAACTGGAGAACCTGGTTCTTCAGAACCCTTCTGATG ggTTCATCTCTAACATGTCGGTACACAGACAGTACTTCCCAGGTGAGGAGGACGAGACGGGTGCAGCCAAGGCTCTGATGCGTCTTCAGGACACATATCAGCTGGATTCTGAAGCATTTTCCAAAGGAAAGCTGCCAG GTGTGCACTCCGACGCCGTGCTGACAGTGGACGACTGCTTCGACATGGGAAAGACGGCGTACAACGATGCAGACTATTACCACGCTGTGTTGTGGTTTCAGCAGTCCTTAAAGCAGCTGGATGACGGAGAGGAAGCTGTGGTCTCCAAAGCGGATATTTTGGACTACCTTAGCTACTCTGTTTACCAAATGGGTGACCTACCACGGGCCATTGAGCTGACACGCCGGCTGGTTGCTATCG ACTCTACCCATGAGCGGGCAGGAGGAAACCTCCGTTATTTTGAACAGCTACTTTCCAAGCAGCTCAGTGAGATGAACCGGGCCTATCAGCCTGCCTCTGAGGAGCCCATCCAGCTAGGGACCTACACCCGGCCAAAGGACCATCTTCCAGAGAGGGAGGCGTACGAGGCTCTCTGCAGAGGAGAGGGGCTCCAAATG aatGAAGCGAGGCGGAGCCGTTTGTTCTGTCGCTACCATGATGGTAAAAACAACCCTCGTCTCCTGCTGAAGCCTGTAAAGGAAGAAGATGAATGGGACAGCCCCCACATTGTTCGCTACCTGGACAGTCTGTCAGATGAAGAGATTGAGAAGATTAAAGAGCTGGCAAAACCCAGG cttgctAGAGCTACTGTTCGAGATCCCAAAACAGGAGTTCTGACCACAGCCAACTACAGAGTTTCAAAAAG TGCATGgttggaagaagaggaagacccggtcaTTGAAAGAGTTAATCAGAGAATAGAGGACATCACCGGTCTCACAGTAGAAACTGCAGAGTTACTGCAG GTTGCAAACTATGGAGTTGGCGGACAGTACGAGCCCCATTACGACTTCTCACGG AAAGATGAGCCTGATGCTTTCAAAAGATTAGGCACTGGAAATCGAGTGGCAACTTTTTTAAACTAC ATGAGTGATGTGGAGGCGGGAGGTGCTACGGTCTTTCCTGACTTTGGGGCAGCAATCAGGCCTAGAAAG GGGACATCAGTGTTCTGGTATAATCTCTTCAAGAGTGGAGAGGGAGACTACAGGACCAGACATGCAGCCTGTCCTGTTCTTGTAGGAAGTAAATGGG
- the LOC121654478 gene encoding prolyl 4-hydroxylase subunit alpha-2-like isoform X6 has product MPSGHSFTYQSVTVFVKPSGKEVTEEEKMWKSLFFVILVLLHCCCWTTHGEIFTSIGQMTDLIYTEKELVHSLREYIKAEESKLAAVKSWASKLDALTRLSTSDPEGYLAHPVNAYKLMKRLNTEWSELENLVLQNPSDGFISNMSVHRQYFPGEEDETGAAKALMRLQDTYQLDSEAFSKGKLPGVHSDAVLTVDDCFDMGKTAYNDADYYHAVLWFQQSLKQLDDGEEAVVSKADILDYLSYSVYQMGDLPRAIELTRRLVAIDSTHERAGGNLRYFEQLLSKQLSEMNRAYQPASEEPIQLGTYTRPKDHLPEREAYEALCRGEGLQMNEARRSRLFCRYHDGKNNPRLLLKPVKEEDEWDSPHIVRYLDSLSDEEIEKIKELAKPRLARATVRDPKTGVLTTANYRVSKSAWLEEEEDPVIERVNQRIEDITGLTVETAELLQVANYGVGGQYEPHYDFSRRPFDSNLKVDGNRLATFLNYKDEPDAFKRLGTGNRVATFLNYMSDVEAGGATVFPDFGAAIRPRKGTSVFWYNLFKSGEGDYRTRHAACPVLVGSKWVSNKWIHERGQEFRRPCGLTEVD; this is encoded by the exons GTtactgaagaagagaaaatgtggaagtccttgttttttgtcatcttggttttgctccactgctgctgctggaccaCACATGGGGAAATCTTCACCTCCATTG GCCAAATGACGGACCTGATCTACACAGAAAAGGAGCTGGTGCACTCTCTGAGGGAGTACATCAAAGCAGAGGAGTCCAAGCTTGCTGCAGTCAAAAG CTGGGCCAGCAAACTTGATGCACTGACCAGACTGTCCACCTCTGACCCAGAGGGGTACCTGGCCCACCCAGTAAATGCTTACAAACTGATGAAGAGACTCAACACAGAATGGTCAGAACTGGAGAACCTGGTTCTTCAGAACCCTTCTGATG ggTTCATCTCTAACATGTCGGTACACAGACAGTACTTCCCAGGTGAGGAGGACGAGACGGGTGCAGCCAAGGCTCTGATGCGTCTTCAGGACACATATCAGCTGGATTCTGAAGCATTTTCCAAAGGAAAGCTGCCAG GTGTGCACTCCGACGCCGTGCTGACAGTGGACGACTGCTTCGACATGGGAAAGACGGCGTACAACGATGCAGACTATTACCACGCTGTGTTGTGGTTTCAGCAGTCCTTAAAGCAGCTGGATGACGGAGAGGAAGCTGTGGTCTCCAAAGCGGATATTTTGGACTACCTTAGCTACTCTGTTTACCAAATGGGTGACCTACCACGGGCCATTGAGCTGACACGCCGGCTGGTTGCTATCG ACTCTACCCATGAGCGGGCAGGAGGAAACCTCCGTTATTTTGAACAGCTACTTTCCAAGCAGCTCAGTGAGATGAACCGGGCCTATCAGCCTGCCTCTGAGGAGCCCATCCAGCTAGGGACCTACACCCGGCCAAAGGACCATCTTCCAGAGAGGGAGGCGTACGAGGCTCTCTGCAGAGGAGAGGGGCTCCAAATG aatGAAGCGAGGCGGAGCCGTTTGTTCTGTCGCTACCATGATGGTAAAAACAACCCTCGTCTCCTGCTGAAGCCTGTAAAGGAAGAAGATGAATGGGACAGCCCCCACATTGTTCGCTACCTGGACAGTCTGTCAGATGAAGAGATTGAGAAGATTAAAGAGCTGGCAAAACCCAGG cttgctAGAGCTACTGTTCGAGATCCCAAAACAGGAGTTCTGACCACAGCCAACTACAGAGTTTCAAAAAG TGCATGgttggaagaagaggaagacccggtcaTTGAAAGAGTTAATCAGAGAATAGAGGACATCACCGGTCTCACAGTAGAAACTGCAGAGTTACTGCAG GTTGCAAACTATGGAGTTGGCGGACAGTACGAGCCCCATTACGACTTCTCACGG CGTCCTTTTGACAGCAACCTCAAGGTCGATGGAAATAGACTTGCTACCTTCCTAAACTAC AAAGATGAGCCTGATGCTTTCAAAAGATTAGGCACTGGAAATCGAGTGGCAACTTTTTTAAACTAC ATGAGTGATGTGGAGGCGGGAGGTGCTACGGTCTTTCCTGACTTTGGGGCAGCAATCAGGCCTAGAAAG GGGACATCAGTGTTCTGGTATAATCTCTTCAAGAGTGGAGAGGGAGACTACAGGACCAGACATGCAGCCTGTCCTGTTCTTGTAGGAAGTAAATGGG
- the LOC121654478 gene encoding prolyl 4-hydroxylase subunit alpha-2-like isoform X1 produces MPSGHSFTYQSVTVFVKPSGKEVTEEEKMWKSLFFVILVLLHCCCWTTHGEIFTSIGQMTDLIYTEKELVHSLREYIKAEESKLAAVKSWASKLDALTRLSTSDPEGYLAHPVNAYKLMKRLNTEWSELENLVLQNPSDGFISNMSVHRQYFPGEEDETGAAKALMRLQDTYQLDSEAFSKGKLPVESSIYQASSLHSLHTSSVHSDAVLTVDDCFDMGKTAYNDADYYHAVLWFQQSLKQLDDGEEAVVSKADILDYLSYSVYQMGDLPRAIELTRRLVAIDSTHERAGGNLRYFEQLLSKQLSEMNRAYQPASEEPIQLGTYTRPKDHLPEREAYEALCRGEGLQMNEARRSRLFCRYHDGKNNPRLLLKPVKEEDEWDSPHIVRYLDSLSDEEIEKIKELAKPRLARATVRDPKTGVLTTANYRVSKSAWLEEEEDPVIERVNQRIEDITGLTVETAELLQVANYGVGGQYEPHYDFSRKDEPDAFKRLGTGNRVATFLNYMSDVEAGGATVFPDFGAAIRPRKGTSVFWYNLFKSGEGDYRTRHAACPVLVGSKWVSNKWIHERGQEFRRPCGLTEVD; encoded by the exons GTtactgaagaagagaaaatgtggaagtccttgttttttgtcatcttggttttgctccactgctgctgctggaccaCACATGGGGAAATCTTCACCTCCATTG GCCAAATGACGGACCTGATCTACACAGAAAAGGAGCTGGTGCACTCTCTGAGGGAGTACATCAAAGCAGAGGAGTCCAAGCTTGCTGCAGTCAAAAG CTGGGCCAGCAAACTTGATGCACTGACCAGACTGTCCACCTCTGACCCAGAGGGGTACCTGGCCCACCCAGTAAATGCTTACAAACTGATGAAGAGACTCAACACAGAATGGTCAGAACTGGAGAACCTGGTTCTTCAGAACCCTTCTGATG ggTTCATCTCTAACATGTCGGTACACAGACAGTACTTCCCAGGTGAGGAGGACGAGACGGGTGCAGCCAAGGCTCTGATGCGTCTTCAGGACACATATCAGCTGGATTCTGAAGCATTTTCCAAAGGAAAGCTGCCAG TTGAATCCTCAATTTACCAGGCTTCATCATTGCACAGTTTGCACACATCAA GTGTGCACTCCGACGCCGTGCTGACAGTGGACGACTGCTTCGACATGGGAAAGACGGCGTACAACGATGCAGACTATTACCACGCTGTGTTGTGGTTTCAGCAGTCCTTAAAGCAGCTGGATGACGGAGAGGAAGCTGTGGTCTCCAAAGCGGATATTTTGGACTACCTTAGCTACTCTGTTTACCAAATGGGTGACCTACCACGGGCCATTGAGCTGACACGCCGGCTGGTTGCTATCG ACTCTACCCATGAGCGGGCAGGAGGAAACCTCCGTTATTTTGAACAGCTACTTTCCAAGCAGCTCAGTGAGATGAACCGGGCCTATCAGCCTGCCTCTGAGGAGCCCATCCAGCTAGGGACCTACACCCGGCCAAAGGACCATCTTCCAGAGAGGGAGGCGTACGAGGCTCTCTGCAGAGGAGAGGGGCTCCAAATG aatGAAGCGAGGCGGAGCCGTTTGTTCTGTCGCTACCATGATGGTAAAAACAACCCTCGTCTCCTGCTGAAGCCTGTAAAGGAAGAAGATGAATGGGACAGCCCCCACATTGTTCGCTACCTGGACAGTCTGTCAGATGAAGAGATTGAGAAGATTAAAGAGCTGGCAAAACCCAGG cttgctAGAGCTACTGTTCGAGATCCCAAAACAGGAGTTCTGACCACAGCCAACTACAGAGTTTCAAAAAG TGCATGgttggaagaagaggaagacccggtcaTTGAAAGAGTTAATCAGAGAATAGAGGACATCACCGGTCTCACAGTAGAAACTGCAGAGTTACTGCAG GTTGCAAACTATGGAGTTGGCGGACAGTACGAGCCCCATTACGACTTCTCACGG AAAGATGAGCCTGATGCTTTCAAAAGATTAGGCACTGGAAATCGAGTGGCAACTTTTTTAAACTAC ATGAGTGATGTGGAGGCGGGAGGTGCTACGGTCTTTCCTGACTTTGGGGCAGCAATCAGGCCTAGAAAG GGGACATCAGTGTTCTGGTATAATCTCTTCAAGAGTGGAGAGGGAGACTACAGGACCAGACATGCAGCCTGTCCTGTTCTTGTAGGAAGTAAATGGG